A genomic region of Micromonospora sp. NBC_01796 contains the following coding sequences:
- the msrA gene encoding peptide-methionine (S)-S-oxide reductase MsrA, whose protein sequence is MATEKAILAGGCFWGMQDLIRRRPGVVTTRVGYTGGEVANATYRNHEGHAEAIEITFDPSVTSYRDLLEFFFQIHDPTTLNRQGGDIGTSYRSAIFYESDEQKRVAEDTIADVDASGLWPGKVVTEVTAAGPFWEAEPEHQDYLERIPNGYTCHFPRPNWTLPRRSQ, encoded by the coding sequence ATGGCTACGGAGAAGGCGATTCTGGCCGGAGGCTGTTTCTGGGGGATGCAGGACCTGATCCGGCGGCGCCCCGGTGTGGTCACGACACGGGTCGGTTACACCGGTGGCGAGGTGGCGAATGCCACCTACCGCAACCACGAGGGTCACGCGGAGGCTATCGAGATCACGTTCGATCCGTCGGTGACGTCGTACCGGGACCTGCTCGAGTTCTTCTTCCAGATCCACGATCCGACCACCCTGAACCGGCAGGGCGGTGACATCGGCACCAGCTACCGGTCGGCGATCTTCTACGAGAGCGACGAGCAGAAGCGGGTCGCCGAGGACACCATCGCCGACGTCGACGCGTCCGGGCTCTGGCCGGGCAAGGTGGTCACCGAGGTGACGGCCGCCGGTCCGTTCTGGGAGGCGGAGCCGGAGCACCAGGATTATCTGGAACGCATCCCCAACGGTTACACCTGCCACTTCCCGCGACCGAACTGGACACTGCCGCGCCGTTCCCAGTGA
- a CDS encoding SCO6745 family protein, with translation MWTLFEPVHAVTYFTAEARQAYEAAGLRGYWRGYFAGRAAPLGPVGAAPAVAVFFNFAPAMVARALPDVWQRATVAETLVARLAGATDALARLTAGIQVGTVEAAADLLEEAVHRLDPAGRVLGAANAALPVPQDPLGRLWQAATTLREHRGDGHVAALVTAGLGGCEPLVWRAATDLGREVLQPNRGWSDDEWSDATRRLVERGWLAEDGTPTDTGVAAYEWIESVTDDVAAAAWTGVDPADVAALLTPIAHACRAALPPVSPIGLPEPGGPDTGGGPDGAGA, from the coding sequence ATGTGGACACTGTTCGAACCCGTGCACGCCGTCACGTACTTCACGGCGGAGGCACGGCAGGCGTACGAGGCGGCCGGGCTGCGCGGCTACTGGCGGGGGTACTTCGCCGGGCGGGCGGCTCCACTCGGGCCGGTCGGGGCGGCCCCGGCCGTGGCCGTCTTCTTCAACTTCGCGCCCGCCATGGTCGCCCGTGCCCTGCCCGACGTGTGGCAGCGGGCGACTGTGGCGGAGACGCTCGTGGCGCGCCTGGCCGGGGCGACGGACGCGTTGGCCCGGCTCACCGCGGGCATCCAGGTCGGCACGGTCGAGGCAGCCGCCGACCTCCTGGAAGAGGCGGTCCACCGCCTCGATCCGGCGGGTCGGGTGCTCGGGGCCGCCAACGCGGCGTTGCCGGTGCCGCAGGATCCGCTCGGTCGGCTGTGGCAGGCCGCCACGACCCTGCGCGAGCATCGTGGGGACGGGCACGTCGCCGCGCTGGTGACGGCCGGACTGGGTGGATGCGAGCCGCTGGTATGGCGGGCGGCGACGGACCTCGGCCGCGAGGTCCTGCAACCGAACCGGGGCTGGTCCGACGATGAGTGGAGCGACGCGACCCGGCGGCTCGTCGAGCGCGGATGGCTCGCCGAGGACGGCACTCCCACCGACACCGGCGTTGCCGCGTACGAGTGGATCGAGAGCGTGACCGACGACGTTGCCGCAGCCGCCTGGACCGGCGTCGATCCGGCGGATGTCGCCGCGCTGCTGACCCCGATCGCGCACGCCTGCCGGGCCGCGCTGCCCCCGGTCAGTCCGATCGGGCTGCCCGAGCCC